From one Candidatus Sulfotelmatobacter sp. genomic stretch:
- the dnaK gene encoding molecular chaperone DnaK — MGKIIGIDLGTTNSCVAVMEGGEPKVIPNEEGGRTTPSVVGFTKTGERLVGQVAKRQAITNPENTVYSIKRFMGRRYDEVSEEIKMVPYKVVQSGDHVAVLAQGKEYTPPQVSAMILQKLKKAAEDYLGEKVTEAVITVPAYFNDAQRQATKDAGQIAGLDVKRIINEPTAAALAYGLDKGKDETIAVYDFGGGTFDISILEVGGGVIEVKATNGDTHLGGDNLDQRIVDWLIDEFKKNEGLDLRGKGNEMALQRLRDAAERAKIELSTTMETEINLPFITADASGPKHLVQKLTRAKLEGMVEDIIQRSVGPCKQCMKDAGVDSSKINEVVLVGGQTRMPRIQGLVKELFGREGHKGVNPDEVVAIGAAIQGGVLGGEVKDLLLLDVTPLSLAIETLGGVATPMIPRNTTIPTKKTETFSTAADSQTSVEVHVLQGERPMAAQNRTLGKFHLTGIPPAPRGVPQIEVTFDIDANGILNVTAKDMATQKDQKITITSSSGLSKEEVERMAKEADAHAAEDKAQRESIEAKNQLDSMVYNTEKMLKEQGDKISGSERGDVENAIADAKKALESNDKATMDKAREKLTAASHKLAEQMYKAAQPTPGAGPTPGATAGGETSSNGQSQKKDEGVIDAEYVDVEDKK; from the coding sequence ATGGGAAAAATTATCGGAATTGACTTGGGAACTACCAATTCCTGCGTGGCGGTCATGGAGGGCGGCGAGCCAAAAGTGATTCCTAATGAAGAAGGAGGGCGGACTACGCCTTCGGTCGTAGGATTCACCAAGACCGGCGAACGGCTGGTGGGGCAGGTCGCGAAGCGGCAGGCTATCACTAACCCGGAGAACACGGTTTATTCGATCAAGCGCTTCATGGGGCGGCGCTACGACGAAGTTTCGGAAGAGATCAAGATGGTGCCCTACAAGGTGGTGCAGTCGGGCGACCACGTCGCCGTGCTGGCGCAGGGGAAGGAGTACACGCCTCCGCAGGTGTCGGCGATGATCCTGCAGAAGCTGAAGAAGGCGGCAGAGGATTATCTCGGCGAGAAAGTGACCGAGGCGGTCATCACCGTGCCTGCGTATTTTAATGACGCCCAGCGGCAGGCGACCAAAGACGCCGGGCAGATCGCCGGGCTGGACGTGAAGCGCATCATCAACGAGCCGACCGCGGCGGCGCTGGCGTACGGGCTCGACAAGGGAAAAGACGAGACCATTGCGGTCTACGACTTCGGCGGCGGAACGTTCGATATTTCGATTCTGGAAGTCGGCGGCGGCGTCATCGAAGTGAAAGCCACCAATGGCGACACGCACCTGGGCGGCGACAATCTCGACCAGCGCATCGTCGACTGGCTCATTGACGAATTCAAGAAAAACGAAGGGCTCGATCTTCGCGGCAAGGGCAACGAAATGGCGCTCCAGCGTCTGCGCGACGCAGCCGAGCGGGCGAAGATCGAACTCTCGACCACGATGGAGACCGAAATCAATCTGCCGTTCATTACGGCGGATGCCAGCGGCCCGAAGCACCTGGTGCAGAAGCTGACTCGGGCGAAGCTCGAGGGGATGGTGGAAGACATCATTCAGCGGTCGGTCGGCCCCTGCAAGCAGTGCATGAAAGATGCGGGCGTGGATTCCAGCAAGATCAACGAAGTGGTGCTGGTCGGCGGACAGACGCGCATGCCGCGCATCCAGGGGCTGGTGAAAGAATTGTTTGGGCGCGAGGGCCACAAGGGCGTGAATCCTGACGAAGTGGTCGCGATCGGCGCGGCGATTCAGGGTGGCGTGCTGGGCGGCGAAGTGAAAGATCTGCTCCTGCTCGACGTGACTCCGCTGTCGCTGGCGATTGAGACGTTGGGCGGCGTGGCGACGCCGATGATCCCGCGCAACACGACGATTCCAACCAAAAAAACTGAGACGTTCTCGACCGCGGCCGACAGCCAGACCTCGGTTGAAGTGCACGTGTTGCAGGGTGAACGTCCGATGGCGGCGCAGAACCGGACTCTGGGCAAGTTCCACCTGACCGGGATTCCACCGGCGCCACGCGGCGTACCGCAAATCGAAGTGACTTTTGACATTGACGCCAACGGCATTCTGAACGTGACCGCGAAAGATATGGCCACGCAAAAAGACCAGAAGATTACCATCACGTCGTCTTCCGGCCTGTCGAAGGAAGAAGTCGAGCGCATGGCGAAAGAAGCCGACGCACACGCGGCGGAAGACAAGGCGCAACGCGAATCGATTGAGGCCAAGAACCAGCTCGACAGCATGGTCTACAACACCGAGAAGATGCTGAAGGAGCAGGGCGACAAGATCTCCGGCTCAGAGCGCGGAGATGTCGAGAACGCCATCGCCGACGCCAAAAAGGCGCTGGAGTCGAACGACAAAGCGACCATGGACAAGGCCCGCGAGAAGCTGACCGCGGCATCGCACAAGCTGGCGGAACAGATGTATAAAGCCGCTCAGCCGACGCCGGGAGCAGGTCCAACGCCCGGTGCGACTGCCGGTGGCGAGACCAGCAGCAACGGTCAAAGCCAGAAGAAAGACGAAGGCGTCATCGACGCTGAATACGTGGACGTGGAAGACAAGAAGTAA
- a CDS encoding type II toxin-antitoxin system VapC family toxin: MIVLDASAAVDWLLHTPAGLRIETRIYSQNESLHAPHLIDVEVGQVLRRLAREGTVSTNRAAQAIQDLLDLRLARYPHFVLLPRIWQLRNNFSAYDAAYVALAEELNATLVTRDAGMSSAPGRSVSIELF, from the coding sequence GTGATCGTACTGGACGCATCCGCTGCAGTCGACTGGCTCCTGCACACACCCGCTGGCCTCCGGATCGAGACGCGGATCTACTCGCAAAACGAATCTCTGCATGCACCGCACTTGATCGATGTCGAGGTCGGGCAAGTCTTGAGACGATTGGCACGCGAAGGCACGGTTTCCACGAACCGCGCTGCGCAGGCAATCCAAGATCTGCTGGACCTTCGTCTGGCGCGCTATCCTCATTTCGTGTTGCTGCCCCGTATTTGGCAGCTTCGGAATAATTTTTCCGCCTATGACGCGGCCTATGTCGCGCTGGCGGAGGAACTCAACGCCACTCTGGTGACGCGCGACGCCGGAATGAGTTCTGCGCCGGGACGCTCAGTTTCGATTGAGTTGTTTTAA
- a CDS encoding sugar phosphate isomerase/epimerase family protein → MYTPLNRRQFLYTGAAASIAGSTAGKLLVRPTPTPERKFYANLNLGRLGFQASFPESVELATNHGFEGVAPNVGYFASLNDDALQRLLDDLRKRRLRLGAADLPVDFRKDSATFDADFAKLPAAAAVLEKVGILRVNTYILPCSDDLTYLQNFREHTQRLRQCAQVLADHNQKLGLEYVSPRTLWRSQRQPFIHTMSETKELLAAIGTNNICIQLDSWHWFNAEETAQDILSLRGQDVMAVDLNDAPAGLTLDQYHDDHRELPAATGVIPIKQFLDALLQIGYDGPIQAEPFNAALRAMPIDQACAAASAALKKAFSLT, encoded by the coding sequence ATGTACACGCCCCTCAACCGCCGCCAATTCCTCTACACCGGAGCCGCAGCCAGCATCGCGGGGTCGACAGCAGGCAAGCTGCTTGTTCGCCCAACTCCCACGCCCGAGCGTAAGTTCTACGCCAATCTGAACCTGGGACGGCTGGGGTTTCAGGCGAGTTTCCCCGAGTCCGTGGAGCTGGCTACCAACCATGGTTTCGAGGGAGTGGCTCCCAACGTGGGTTATTTCGCTTCGCTGAACGACGATGCATTGCAGCGTCTCCTCGACGATCTGCGAAAACGAAGGCTGAGGCTCGGGGCGGCTGATTTGCCGGTGGATTTTCGGAAGGATTCAGCGACCTTCGATGCCGATTTTGCGAAACTTCCCGCCGCCGCGGCCGTTCTGGAAAAGGTAGGAATTTTGCGGGTCAACACCTACATTCTGCCTTGCAGCGACGACCTCACTTACTTGCAGAACTTTCGCGAGCACACCCAGCGTCTGCGGCAATGCGCGCAAGTGCTCGCCGACCACAATCAGAAACTCGGCCTGGAGTATGTCTCACCGCGGACACTGTGGCGCAGCCAGCGGCAACCCTTCATCCACACTATGAGCGAAACCAAGGAACTGCTCGCCGCCATCGGCACGAATAATATCTGCATTCAGCTCGACAGCTGGCATTGGTTCAACGCGGAAGAAACTGCGCAGGATATTTTGTCGTTGCGCGGGCAGGATGTAATGGCCGTCGATTTGAACGATGCCCCGGCCGGCCTCACGCTCGATCAATACCACGACGACCATCGCGAGTTACCTGCTGCCACCGGAGTGATCCCGATCAAACAATTTCTCGATGCGTTGCTCCAGATCGGCTATGACGGTCCCATCCAGGCCGAACCGTTTAACGCCGCCCTGCGCGCAATGCCCATCGACCAGGCCTGCGCCGCAGCTTCCGCTGCATTGAAAAAAGCGTTCAGTCTGACTTAG